A stretch of DNA from Methanolinea mesophila:
ATCACCATCGCAGTGACCTCTGCAGAGTCGAAAATGTACCTGCCTCTGGAGGTGGTGATGACGATCTGCTGCACATCCTCGATGGGCTCGATCTGCATACCCATCTGCTTCATCATCTGTTTCATCTTTTTTGGGTTCACATTCCCCGGAAACATGGTTATGCACTTCCTTGCCGTACTTTTACCGCTACACCGTAATTAAATGCCAGCATCTCTCCGCCCGACATCACCGCCGACCCCGTTGCGAGCAGGTCGTCCGCACTGCTCACGACCAGCACCTCGTCGTCCGCCCGGATCGCGGGATCGGCTGCCACGACGTGTTTCGCGAACGCATTCTTCCCCTGCCGGATAAATTCCGTCACTTCGGGATCGATTACCACGCGGTACGACGGAGGGGAGAGTACTCTTTTCAGCCGGAGGCCTCCCTCGATCCCCAGGGTGAGGCGGCCGTCTTCCGCCCGGACCGTCGCCAGGCGTTTCTTTCCGAGAAGTATCTGCCGGATCCTCCCGGTTCTCGAAAAAATAAAAGTACACTCCTCCGGAAAGAGTTCCGGTCCGATACCCGAGCCGAACTGGTATTCAGCAATCGTTCTTGCCCGCCGAAGCGAACTGTTCTCCAAGCAACTCGTTGACACGATGTACAAACTCCTCTTCGCTGGTTTTTGGTATGAATGCTCCGGCGGCTATCCTGTGGCCTCCTCCCGCCCCCCCGAACTCGGCGGAGGCGGTCGTAAGGGCCTGCTGGAGGTCGATTCCCCGGGCGACCGTACGTTCGTTGGTCCTCATGGATACTTTGGTGACCAGGGGATCTTCGGGCTGTTCCACCAAGATCATGATCGGTTTGCCCATGTCCAGTTTCG
This window harbors:
- a CDS encoding PUA domain-containing protein → MSTSCLENSSLRRARTIAEYQFGSGIGPELFPEECTFIFSRTGRIRQILLGKKRLATVRAEDGRLTLGIEGGLRLKRVLSPPSYRVVIDPEVTEFIRQGKNAFAKHVVAADPAIRADDEVLVVSSADDLLATGSAVMSGGEMLAFNYGVAVKVRQGSA